A window of the Bacteroidota bacterium genome harbors these coding sequences:
- a CDS encoding SLBB domain-containing protein: MPLADFWAVPRLTCCTLLALLLVPAGTQAQGLSGLTPETEAAFQQARRATLQRALTGDTVPLEGALDPDAYLVGPGDVFGVTIGTAIPLQLSLPVTAEGLLVVPDVGTFEVSGETLGEARRAVRTGLQRAYRNVQTEIALERPRQFYVHVAGTVTRPGRHVVVPVARVEDALSAAMDDTNPLFVLRQLRQAAALSGEPAFLPALRNVELRRRDGTAETVDLWRYYASGDLRFNPYLRDGDALYVPAFRDDLAAVAVEGEVSTPGSYDFRDGDTALDLLLIATDQADLDALGPVRLLRRGDAEGAQTLDAGALAAGLAENPSLQPGDRLLVMPRDLDAGVATVAGYVRYPGSYPVRSGETTLQDLVALAGSLRPGALARGAYLERRGATRSALYEPDQLTPFREIPLDAEIAPLAVQRAVEAEISELTRNSDLDFAGRQFYGRELLQPQRVSVDVAAALTGTGPAIPLRDGDRLVIPGDPQAVLVAGQVQRPGYVPVQAGRDADYYVEQAGGRSDAAEKTYVRDAGTGRIRLATDAPLASGDYVFVNRVGVGDTPAVQGIVLQERAIELQQEQNRTARRFQYIQAGLAAASAVASFITVYLSLTRD; the protein is encoded by the coding sequence ATGCCTCTCGCAGACTTCTGGGCCGTTCCCCGGCTCACCTGCTGCACCCTCCTGGCTCTCCTCCTCGTGCCGGCCGGCACCCAGGCGCAGGGGCTCAGCGGTCTCACCCCCGAGACGGAAGCCGCGTTCCAGCAGGCCCGGCGCGCCACGCTCCAGCGAGCGCTCACCGGAGACACCGTCCCGCTGGAAGGAGCACTCGACCCAGACGCCTACCTCGTCGGTCCCGGCGACGTGTTCGGTGTCACGATTGGGACGGCGATTCCGCTGCAGCTCAGCCTTCCGGTGACGGCTGAGGGTCTGCTCGTGGTGCCGGACGTGGGGACGTTCGAGGTGTCGGGCGAAACCCTGGGCGAAGCCCGGCGAGCGGTCCGGACCGGCCTGCAGCGCGCCTACCGCAACGTCCAGACGGAGATTGCGCTAGAGCGCCCCCGGCAGTTCTACGTCCACGTCGCCGGGACGGTGACCCGGCCGGGGCGGCACGTCGTCGTGCCGGTGGCCCGCGTCGAGGACGCGCTGAGCGCGGCGATGGACGACACCAACCCGCTGTTCGTGCTGCGCCAGCTCCGCCAGGCGGCCGCGCTCTCCGGCGAGCCGGCGTTCCTGCCAGCCCTGCGCAACGTCGAGCTGCGCCGCCGCGACGGCACGGCCGAGACCGTGGACCTCTGGCGCTACTACGCCTCCGGCGACCTCCGCTTCAACCCGTACCTCCGCGACGGGGACGCGCTCTACGTCCCTGCTTTCCGCGACGACCTCGCTGCGGTGGCCGTCGAGGGCGAGGTCTCGACGCCCGGCTCCTACGACTTCCGGGACGGCGACACGGCGCTCGACCTGCTCCTCATCGCCACTGACCAAGCGGACCTGGATGCCCTCGGGCCGGTCCGGCTTCTGCGGCGCGGCGATGCGGAGGGAGCCCAGACGCTCGATGCTGGTGCTCTCGCTGCGGGCCTCGCCGAAAACCCGAGCCTCCAGCCCGGCGACCGCCTGCTCGTGATGCCGCGCGACCTCGACGCGGGCGTCGCAACCGTGGCGGGCTACGTGCGCTACCCGGGCTCCTACCCCGTCCGCTCGGGCGAGACGACGCTCCAAGACCTCGTGGCGCTGGCCGGGAGTCTGCGGCCGGGCGCGCTCGCACGGGGAGCGTACCTGGAACGCCGGGGGGCTACTCGGTCAGCCTTGTACGAACCGGACCAACTCACCCCCTTCCGTGAGATTCCGCTCGACGCCGAGATCGCGCCCCTAGCCGTCCAGCGGGCCGTCGAAGCCGAGATCAGCGAGCTAACCCGGAACAGCGACCTCGACTTCGCTGGGCGGCAGTTTTACGGCCGGGAGCTGCTGCAACCGCAGCGCGTCTCGGTGGACGTGGCGGCTGCCCTCACCGGCACCGGCCCTGCCATTCCACTGCGGGACGGCGACCGCCTCGTGATCCCGGGCGACCCGCAGGCGGTACTCGTCGCCGGCCAGGTCCAGCGGCCGGGCTACGTCCCTGTCCAGGCAGGACGGGACGCGGACTACTACGTCGAGCAGGCAGGAGGCCGCAGCGACGCCGCCGAAAAGACCTACGTGCGGGACGCCGGAACAGGACGTATACGCCTCGCCACCGACGCCCCGCTCGCCTCCGGCGACTACGTCTTTGTGAACCGCGTCGGCGTTGGCGACACGCCGGCCGTGCAGGGGATCGTGCTCCAGGAGCGCGCCATCGAACTGCAGCAGGAGCAGAACCGCACCGCGCGGCGGTTCCAGTACATCCAGGCTGGCCTCGCCGCGGCCAGCGCCGTCGCCTCGTTCATCACGGTCTACCTCTCGCTGACCCGCGACTAG
- the ispE gene encoding 4-(cytidine 5'-diphospho)-2-C-methyl-D-erythritol kinase gives MSPPVSAGTLRRVAPAKINLGLHVLRRRLDGYHDVETVLLPVGWRDRLTVRHGKPFSFSCTDPTLPVDDRNLCVRAAHALAAHAGIEPHGALHLEKHVPHGAGLGGGSSDAAHTLRLLADWWSLEVPGSALHALAARLGSDVPFFLHDEAMLATGRGEVLEPLAAEPYRLPFALTIVMPPVHVSTGDAYALVQPNAEPGPDLRATVLSNDLERWHRDLVNDFQAPIFERYPEACRVRDTLVESGAGYAALSGSGAAVFGVFEQAKAARHAAHAAEATGLRAWWSDAA, from the coding sequence ATGAGTCCTCCTGTTTCCGCCGGTACCCTGCGCCGAGTAGCTCCGGCCAAAATCAACCTCGGTCTCCACGTCCTGCGCCGTCGCCTGGACGGCTACCACGACGTAGAAACGGTCCTCCTGCCTGTCGGCTGGCGCGACCGGCTGACCGTCCGGCATGGCAAGCCCTTTAGCTTCTCATGCACCGACCCGACGCTGCCTGTGGACGACCGCAACCTCTGCGTGCGCGCGGCCCATGCCCTCGCCGCACATGCGGGCATCGAGCCCCACGGAGCGCTCCACCTCGAAAAACACGTCCCGCACGGGGCAGGCCTCGGCGGCGGATCGTCCGACGCGGCCCACACCTTGCGCCTGCTCGCCGACTGGTGGAGCCTCGAGGTGCCTGGGTCCGCGCTCCACGCCCTCGCCGCCCGCCTCGGCTCCGACGTGCCGTTCTTCCTCCACGACGAGGCGATGCTCGCCACCGGGCGCGGCGAGGTGCTGGAGCCGCTGGCCGCCGAGCCGTACCGCCTGCCGTTTGCGCTCACCATCGTGATGCCACCGGTCCACGTCTCGACCGGGGACGCCTATGCGCTCGTGCAGCCGAACGCCGAGCCCGGCCCCGACCTGCGCGCTACGGTACTCTCAAACGACCTGGAGCGGTGGCACCGCGACCTCGTCAACGACTTCCAGGCACCCATCTTCGAGCGCTACCCCGAGGCGTGCAGGGTACGAGATACGCTGGTGGAGTCGGGAGCCGGGTACGCTGCACTCTCTGGCTCCGGGGCCGCCGTGTTCGGCGTCTTCGAGCAGGCAAAGGCCGCACGGCACGCCGCGCACGCTGCGGAGGCTACCGGCCTCCGCGCGTGGTGGAGCGACGCTGCGTAG
- a CDS encoding exonuclease SbcCD subunit D, with amino-acid sequence MKLLHTADIHLGYETHGRLNPETGLNSRLHDFERSFRFMAERAVAEDVDLFLFCGDAYRTADPTPTQQKLFAECLRPVAEAGVPIVMVVGNHDHPVSFGKASSVDIFGYLTGNVRIYRKPTVDRVETKAGPLQLIALPWPIRSILLSKETHRKKTPEEVRTFIEELYAGFVQQAATELDPALPAVVAGHFTVQGAEVGGSERTSLIAHEPKFTVGQLAQPGVDYVALGHIHKYQDRNREAYERGDGPPVVYPSSLERISFKEHDADKGFVLVEIGAEGPKKKTTYTFVPTPARRFVPIEADARAAADPTGAIVGRIKLADVREAVVRVRYRIDESQVPQVDLHAVRAALAEADTVAAVERVVDPAERKRTTSVQRDADLKDAMAQYVAQHEKLAPLRDDLLAAALEIEREVEGRT; translated from the coding sequence ATGAAACTGCTTCACACTGCCGACATCCACCTCGGGTACGAGACGCACGGGCGGCTCAACCCCGAGACCGGGCTGAACTCGCGGCTCCACGACTTCGAGCGGAGCTTCCGGTTCATGGCCGAGCGCGCCGTCGCCGAGGACGTGGACCTCTTCCTCTTCTGCGGCGACGCCTACCGCACCGCCGACCCGACGCCGACGCAGCAGAAGCTCTTCGCCGAGTGCCTCCGGCCGGTCGCCGAGGCGGGCGTTCCCATCGTGATGGTCGTCGGCAACCACGACCACCCGGTCTCCTTCGGCAAGGCGTCGAGCGTGGACATCTTCGGCTACCTCACCGGCAACGTCCGCATCTACCGGAAGCCGACCGTGGACCGCGTAGAGACGAAGGCGGGGCCGCTGCAACTGATCGCGCTACCGTGGCCGATCCGCTCGATCCTGCTCTCGAAGGAGACGCACCGCAAGAAGACGCCCGAGGAGGTCCGCACCTTCATCGAGGAGCTGTACGCGGGCTTCGTGCAGCAGGCCGCGACCGAGCTCGACCCGGCGCTGCCCGCGGTCGTCGCGGGTCACTTCACCGTCCAGGGGGCCGAGGTCGGCGGGAGTGAGCGGACGAGCCTCATCGCCCACGAGCCGAAGTTCACCGTCGGCCAGCTCGCGCAGCCGGGTGTGGACTACGTCGCACTCGGGCACATTCACAAGTACCAGGACCGGAACCGCGAGGCCTACGAGCGCGGCGACGGGCCGCCGGTCGTCTACCCGTCCTCGCTGGAGCGGATCTCGTTCAAGGAGCACGACGCCGACAAGGGCTTTGTCCTCGTAGAGATCGGCGCTGAGGGTCCCAAAAAGAAGACGACCTACACCTTCGTCCCGACGCCTGCCCGGCGTTTCGTACCCATCGAGGCCGACGCCCGCGCCGCCGCCGACCCGACCGGCGCGATTGTCGGCCGGATCAAGCTGGCCGACGTGCGCGAGGCCGTCGTCCGGGTCCGCTACCGGATCGACGAGTCGCAGGTGCCGCAGGTCGACCTCCACGCCGTCCGCGCCGCCCTGGCCGAGGCCGACACCGTCGCCGCTGTCGAGCGCGTCGTAGACCCCGCCGAGCGCAAGCGGACCACGAGCGTGCAGCGCGACGCCGACCTCAAGGACGCGATGGCACAGTACGTCGCCCAGCACGAGAAGCTCGCCCCGCTCCGGGACGACCTCCTCGCCGCGGCGCTCGAAATCGAGCGCGAGGTTGAAGGAAGAACCTGA
- a CDS encoding PBP1A family penicillin-binding protein, translating into MPDEPYSDDELNRYFEDPDARRSGAAKAEAAAALHRRSLGALKWIGLGIGGAALAVLLYLFALSFTLPPTELIENPEHLESTVAYTADGAELARYYLGENRTWVTAAEISPEMTRALVALEDRRFYGHWGVDMRGWGAVAYGVLTGKGVRGASTITMQLARNLYEAVGFDRTVTRKVKEILTAVQLERRYTKDEIAEMYLNTVAWNYNAFGIEAAAQTYFNKPASDLNTEEAATLVGMLKGPSRYNPVSYPERAAERRNLVMASMVREGMLERARYDELRADSIALDFNVYSHTDNLAPHFAEILRKQLKDWGEANGYDIYSDGLVVHTSIDSRIQAMAQAAVTEQTQKLQNVVDVEWAGRRFFSSRQEDAYETYLRDNDVEPWAYFWDSKSRLVDAFVRDTDRWRSLRRQGVERDAATAQLRQDEAFMDSLRTDKTRLEAGFVAVDPGTGYVKAWVGGRDFVADKFDHVQTAKRQPGSTFKPFVYIAAIDNGYSPYYRLMDSTFVWRQPPLAPWTPRNSGGSTGDYVTLRTALGQSKNIPTARLTQEIGPATVATYARRLGVESPVEAVRSIGLGVSDVTLLEMVGAYTTLANGGVYHEPKLITRIEDRQGNVIARFEPQGREALSASTAYTVVDMMREVVENGTGQRIRWKYGLRNADFAGKTGTTQESADGWFMLMHPDLVAGAWVGWNDRRVAFRTSWWGQGAHNALHVVGDFVRRVDASETELAAAFDRNRFEPPSGYVRPDPPPPVEEDDRTAVQRLLDRYNEREQQRRDEERRGRIGW; encoded by the coding sequence ATGCCCGACGAGCCGTACTCCGACGACGAACTCAACCGCTACTTCGAGGACCCCGACGCCCGGCGCAGCGGAGCCGCGAAGGCCGAGGCGGCGGCCGCACTCCACCGGCGCTCCCTCGGCGCGCTCAAGTGGATCGGTCTCGGGATCGGCGGGGCGGCGCTCGCGGTCCTGCTCTACCTCTTCGCGCTCTCGTTCACGCTCCCGCCGACCGAGCTGATCGAGAACCCCGAGCACCTGGAGTCGACCGTGGCCTACACCGCCGACGGGGCCGAACTGGCGCGCTACTACCTCGGCGAGAACCGGACCTGGGTGACGGCGGCCGAGATCTCGCCCGAGATGACGCGGGCGCTCGTCGCGCTCGAGGACCGCCGGTTCTACGGGCACTGGGGCGTGGACATGCGCGGCTGGGGGGCGGTCGCCTACGGCGTGCTCACCGGCAAGGGCGTGCGCGGCGCGTCGACGATCACGATGCAACTCGCCCGCAACCTCTACGAGGCGGTCGGCTTCGACCGGACGGTCACGCGCAAGGTCAAGGAGATCCTGACCGCCGTCCAGCTCGAGCGGCGCTACACGAAGGACGAGATCGCGGAGATGTACCTCAACACCGTCGCGTGGAACTACAACGCCTTCGGGATCGAGGCCGCTGCCCAGACCTACTTCAACAAGCCCGCCTCGGACCTCAACACGGAGGAGGCCGCGACGCTCGTCGGGATGCTCAAAGGCCCGAGCCGCTACAACCCGGTCTCCTACCCCGAGCGCGCCGCCGAGCGCCGCAACCTCGTCATGGCGTCGATGGTCCGCGAGGGGATGCTGGAGCGCGCCCGCTACGACGAACTCCGCGCCGACTCGATCGCGCTCGACTTCAACGTCTACTCCCACACCGACAACCTCGCCCCGCACTTCGCCGAGATCCTGCGCAAGCAGCTCAAGGACTGGGGCGAGGCGAACGGCTACGACATCTACTCCGACGGCCTCGTCGTCCACACGTCCATCGACAGCCGGATCCAGGCGATGGCCCAGGCGGCGGTGACCGAGCAGACCCAGAAGCTCCAGAACGTGGTCGATGTCGAGTGGGCTGGGCGGCGCTTCTTCTCGTCGCGCCAGGAGGACGCGTACGAGACCTACCTCCGGGACAACGACGTCGAGCCGTGGGCCTACTTCTGGGACAGCAAGAGCCGCCTCGTCGATGCCTTCGTGCGTGACACCGACCGCTGGCGCAGCCTCCGCCGCCAGGGCGTCGAGCGCGACGCAGCGACGGCCCAGCTCCGGCAGGACGAGGCGTTCATGGACTCGCTCAGGACCGACAAGACCCGCCTCGAAGCCGGCTTCGTCGCCGTCGATCCGGGCACGGGCTACGTCAAGGCGTGGGTCGGCGGGCGCGACTTCGTGGCCGACAAGTTCGACCACGTCCAGACCGCCAAGCGGCAACCCGGCTCGACGTTCAAGCCGTTCGTCTACATCGCCGCCATCGACAACGGCTACTCGCCCTACTACCGGCTGATGGACTCGACGTTCGTCTGGCGGCAGCCGCCGCTCGCGCCCTGGACGCCGCGCAACTCCGGGGGCTCGACGGGCGACTACGTCACGCTCCGCACCGCGCTCGGCCAGAGCAAAAACATTCCGACGGCGCGGCTGACGCAGGAGATCGGCCCGGCGACGGTCGCCACGTACGCCCGGCGCCTCGGCGTCGAGAGCCCCGTCGAGGCCGTCCGCTCGATTGGCCTCGGGGTGAGCGACGTGACGCTGCTGGAGATGGTCGGGGCCTACACGACGCTCGCCAACGGCGGGGTCTACCACGAGCCCAAGCTCATCACCCGGATCGAAGACCGGCAGGGGAACGTCATCGCCCGCTTCGAGCCGCAGGGCCGCGAGGCGCTCTCGGCGAGCACGGCCTACACCGTCGTCGACATGATGCGCGAGGTCGTCGAAAACGGGACCGGGCAGCGCATCCGCTGGAAGTACGGCCTCCGCAACGCCGACTTCGCCGGCAAGACCGGCACCACGCAGGAGAGCGCCGACGGTTGGTTCATGCTGATGCACCCTGACCTCGTAGCCGGCGCGTGGGTTGGCTGGAACGACCGCCGCGTGGCCTTCCGCACCTCGTGGTGGGGCCAGGGCGCGCACAACGCGCTCCACGTCGTCGGCGACTTCGTGCGCCGCGTCGACGCCTCGGAGACCGAGCTGGCCGCCGCCTTCGACCGCAACCGCTTCGAGCCGCCGAGCGGCTACGTCCGCCCCGACCCGCCGCCGCCGGTCGAGGAGGACGACCGCACCGCCGTGCAGCGCCTCCTGGACCGCTACAACGAGCGCGAGCAGCAGCGCCGCGACGAGGAGCGCCGCGGCCGGATCGGATGGTGA
- a CDS encoding UDP-2,3-diacylglucosamine diphosphatase yields MYLFLSDLHLGRGTDAESRAAERDAIAVLGAHEDAVREGTERGGGGLFLVGDVFNQFIEYGTLVPKGFVRLQGALAAWTDGGLPATYLVGNRDPWHLDYFETELGVRVLGDLAVRLGPYEAYLTHGDGLVASDWGYNLAKPVLRNRLAYWLYRSLPPGDWGFRLARWYALRGDGAPEDPFVRDLRASARRHLATTSADLVVHGHTHQAELSAWPEGTYLNPGYFFAERTFARLDAGGLALLRWTGAEAEVLARTEHRAGPV; encoded by the coding sequence GTGTACCTCTTCCTCTCGGACCTCCACCTCGGGCGCGGCACCGACGCCGAGAGCCGCGCCGCCGAGCGCGACGCCATCGCCGTGCTGGGCGCGCACGAGGACGCGGTGCGCGAGGGCACCGAGCGCGGCGGCGGCGGGCTGTTCCTCGTCGGCGACGTGTTCAACCAGTTCATCGAGTACGGCACCCTCGTCCCGAAAGGCTTCGTCCGGCTGCAGGGCGCGCTCGCGGCGTGGACCGACGGCGGCCTGCCCGCGACCTACCTCGTCGGCAACCGCGACCCGTGGCACTTGGACTACTTCGAGACCGAGCTCGGCGTGCGCGTGCTCGGCGACCTCGCGGTGCGCCTCGGGCCGTACGAGGCCTACCTCACGCACGGCGACGGCCTCGTGGCCTCGGACTGGGGCTACAACCTCGCCAAGCCGGTCCTGCGCAACCGGCTCGCGTACTGGCTCTACCGCAGCCTCCCGCCCGGCGACTGGGGCTTCCGCCTCGCCCGCTGGTACGCCCTGCGCGGCGACGGTGCGCCCGAGGACCCGTTCGTCCGCGACCTCCGCGCCTCCGCCCGGCGGCACCTCGCCACCACCTCCGCCGACCTCGTGGTCCACGGCCACACCCACCAGGCCGAGCTGAGCGCCTGGCCCGAGGGGACCTACCTCAACCCCGGCTACTTCTTCGCCGAGCGGACCTTCGCCCGGTTGGACGCGGGCGGCCTCGCCCTGCTGCGCTGGACCGGAGCCGAGGCCGAAGTTCTGGCCCGGACGGAACATCGGGCAGGGCCTGTGTAA
- a CDS encoding rhomboid family intramembrane serine protease, whose protein sequence is MSQNAYAPPTWSVMPPVIKNLLIINGLAFFATLAPQLQQLLFNWFALWPMGTPEVAPGRFGAMQDVPQFYPWQLVTTAFLHGGFGHILFNMFGLWMFGMRIENTWGSQRFAFFYFFCVIGASLTQLVVTSAPFLFGIGDPVIVPTVGASGGVFGVLLAFGMMYPEERIMLLFPPIPMKAKWFVIGLMALQLYAGITGTQAGVANFAHLGGAIAGFLLIQYWRGKLPVGPRPHHSAYR, encoded by the coding sequence ATGTCCCAGAACGCCTACGCCCCGCCGACGTGGTCCGTGATGCCACCGGTGATCAAGAACCTGCTGATCATCAACGGCCTCGCGTTTTTCGCCACGCTCGCGCCGCAGCTCCAGCAGCTCCTGTTCAACTGGTTCGCCCTGTGGCCGATGGGGACGCCGGAGGTCGCGCCGGGGCGCTTCGGGGCGATGCAGGACGTGCCCCAGTTCTACCCGTGGCAGTTGGTCACGACCGCCTTCCTGCACGGTGGCTTCGGGCACATCCTGTTCAACATGTTCGGCCTCTGGATGTTTGGGATGCGGATCGAGAACACATGGGGGAGCCAGCGCTTTGCATTCTTCTACTTCTTCTGCGTCATCGGGGCGAGCCTGACGCAGCTCGTCGTCACCTCGGCCCCGTTCCTGTTCGGCATCGGCGACCCAGTGATCGTGCCGACGGTCGGGGCCTCGGGCGGCGTCTTCGGGGTGCTCCTGGCCTTCGGGATGATGTACCCCGAGGAGCGGATCATGCTCCTCTTCCCGCCGATCCCGATGAAGGCGAAGTGGTTCGTGATCGGGCTGATGGCGCTCCAGCTCTACGCGGGCATCACCGGGACGCAGGCCGGCGTGGCGAACTTCGCCCACCTCGGCGGCGCGATCGCCGGCTTCCTCCTCATCCAGTACTGGCGTGGCAAGCTGCCCGTGGGGCCGCGCCCGCACCACTCCGCGTACCGATGA
- a CDS encoding rhomboid family intramembrane serine protease codes for MNGESPLDRFRRWYNMLPPALRLLMTVNTVLFLAWFILQLVQPAAEFVVDYLALNTALPTPLFRPWQLLSYSVLHLDTSFLGLITFAFDMLWLYWMGRDYEETFGSHRLFGLYVLAAVGGALLAVFGGATLGGSALIYGSMSAVFGVLCCVATLYPNRGIGLFLLGVVPLKWLAIGFLALLVLTSLRSPAYVLLYLGGAGIGFLFAKAQQNGTDLAAWAQVFFPSRTERTPAPSGEKSGMFGRLEQWLARRSKDDPKPARSSASRASDPPRRAKRRPRPAAPPPAGPADVDRILDKISERGYDALTEEEKRILIEASEGN; via the coding sequence ATGAACGGAGAATCTCCCCTCGACCGGTTCCGGCGGTGGTACAACATGCTGCCGCCTGCGCTACGCCTGTTGATGACGGTCAACACGGTCCTCTTTCTGGCGTGGTTCATCCTCCAGCTCGTGCAGCCGGCGGCAGAGTTCGTGGTGGACTACCTCGCGCTCAACACGGCACTGCCAACGCCGCTCTTCCGGCCCTGGCAGCTGCTGAGCTACAGCGTGCTACACCTAGACACGAGCTTCCTCGGGCTGATCACGTTCGCGTTCGACATGCTCTGGCTCTACTGGATGGGCCGCGACTACGAGGAGACCTTCGGCAGCCACCGGCTGTTCGGGCTCTACGTGCTGGCAGCGGTGGGCGGGGCGCTCCTGGCCGTCTTCGGCGGGGCCACGCTCGGCGGCAGCGCGCTGATCTACGGCTCGATGTCGGCTGTCTTCGGCGTGCTCTGCTGCGTGGCGACGCTCTACCCGAACCGGGGCATTGGGCTGTTCCTGCTCGGCGTCGTCCCGCTGAAGTGGCTGGCGATTGGCTTCCTCGCGCTCTTGGTGCTCACGTCGCTGCGGAGTCCGGCCTACGTCCTGCTCTACCTCGGCGGGGCCGGCATCGGCTTTCTCTTTGCGAAGGCGCAGCAGAACGGGACCGACCTCGCCGCGTGGGCCCAGGTGTTCTTCCCGTCGCGCACCGAGCGCACGCCGGCTCCGTCCGGGGAGAAGTCGGGGATGTTCGGCCGCCTGGAGCAGTGGCTAGCCCGGCGCAGCAAGGACGACCCGAAGCCGGCGCGCTCCAGCGCCTCGCGGGCCTCGGACCCGCCGCGCCGCGCGAAGCGCCGCCCGCGCCCGGCCGCACCGCCGCCCGCCGGCCCGGCCGACGTGGACCGCATCCTGGACAAGATCAGCGAGCGCGGCTACGACGCGCTCACCGAGGAGGAGAAACGCATCCTCATCGAGGCGAGCGAGGGTAACTAG
- a CDS encoding endonuclease/exonuclease/phosphatase family protein, whose product MRRTLWFLFALLDGLVLGLAAAGWAAAYVDPRVFWWPAPVAVGLPLFALALVGLTVLLVAQKRWGWAVLHGAALAVLAVRLVPLERLEARAAPAPGDLTVMTLNAPRYGDSAEQLTADVAALLAAEQPGLVALQEAGAEHARRPPYRPVIASYVQPAVDSLGYRLAIPPDWETELPLLVRLDAPGDFAVLEQSQEVLARGPEDEGASRYVRTHFRWQGREGVHYNLHLRSFGAAKPWDVRLDTVEAEMWLPFLERYRRAYQRRADEVEQVLASVEAETLPVLLSGDLNATPDNWTYRRLAEGRTDAFRLAGSGWGGTYRADRPLVRIDFVLAGPAWDVVAAHVPDVEFSDHRPVVARLRWREAE is encoded by the coding sequence GTGCGCCGCACCCTCTGGTTCCTGTTCGCCTTGCTCGACGGCCTGGTGCTCGGGCTGGCGGCGGCGGGGTGGGCGGCGGCCTACGTGGACCCACGGGTTTTTTGGTGGCCTGCGCCGGTAGCGGTCGGTCTGCCCCTGTTCGCACTCGCCTTGGTTGGGCTGACGGTCCTGCTGGTGGCGCAGAAGCGCTGGGGCTGGGCGGTGCTCCACGGGGCCGCGCTGGCCGTGCTGGCCGTCCGGCTCGTGCCGCTGGAGCGGCTGGAGGCCCGCGCCGCGCCCGCGCCGGGCGACCTCACGGTGATGACGCTCAACGCCCCGCGCTACGGCGACAGCGCCGAGCAGCTCACGGCCGACGTGGCAGCCCTGCTGGCCGCCGAGCAGCCGGGCCTCGTGGCGCTGCAAGAGGCCGGGGCCGAGCACGCCCGCCGCCCGCCGTACCGACCCGTCATCGCCTCCTACGTGCAGCCTGCTGTCGACTCCCTCGGCTACCGGCTCGCGATCCCCCCGGACTGGGAAACCGAACTGCCGCTGCTTGTCCGCCTCGACGCGCCGGGCGACTTCGCCGTGCTGGAGCAGAGCCAGGAGGTGCTGGCACGGGGACCTGAGGACGAGGGGGCTTCGCGCTACGTCCGCACCCACTTCCGGTGGCAAGGGCGTGAGGGCGTCCACTACAACCTCCACCTCCGCTCGTTCGGGGCGGCGAAGCCGTGGGACGTGCGCCTGGACACGGTCGAGGCGGAGATGTGGCTGCCGTTCCTCGAGCGCTACCGGAGGGCGTATCAGCGCCGCGCCGACGAGGTAGAGCAGGTCCTGGCGAGCGTCGAGGCCGAGACGCTGCCGGTGCTGCTCTCGGGCGACCTCAACGCGACGCCCGACAACTGGACCTACCGCCGGCTCGCCGAGGGCCGCACCGATGCCTTCCGCCTGGCCGGGTCGGGGTGGGGCGGCACCTACCGCGCCGACCGCCCGCTCGTGCGGATCGACTTCGTGCTGGCCGGTCCGGCGTGGGACGTGGTGGCCGCGCACGTCCCGGACGTGGAGTTCTCGGACCACCGCCCGGTCGTGGCGCGCCTCCGGTGGCGCGAGGCGGAGTGA